From Acidobacteriota bacterium, a single genomic window includes:
- a CDS encoding sigma-54-dependent Fis family transcriptional regulator produces the protein MNKARLLIAEDDADMRDLLQEVLEEAGHEPVLAADGRAALALLQRDHEPLDLLITDVQMPLLKGDELLRTARARRAEVPVIVITAFGSVEQAVELVKAGAFQYVTKPFKTAELLSTIEQALERSAPQRAQARLRREIPTTPTLIIGASRPMRELFDLIARAAQSNSTVLITGESGTGKELVARAVHEASGRKGNFVPVNCAAIPADLIESELFGHTGQAFTGARQARTGLFEAADHGTLFLDEIGELPLSVQPKLLRALQAGAVRRVGSEHERAIEVRVIAATNRELEEDVHTRRFRQDLYWRLNVIHLRVPPLRERAYDIPLLVEHFISRSANASGQPPLDVSPETLALLTAYSWPGNVRELENAIERAAALTRGAQLTPNDLPDRIRAGGAAARLIAQSSAQNLTLRELERDYILEVLRKTGGNKSRAAEMLGLDRKTLYRKLDEYRAESA, from the coding sequence ATGAACAAAGCACGTTTGTTAATTGCCGAAGACGACGCCGATATGCGCGACCTGTTGCAGGAAGTGTTGGAAGAGGCGGGCCACGAACCCGTGCTGGCGGCGGATGGCCGGGCGGCCCTGGCCCTGTTGCAACGCGACCACGAACCGCTCGACCTGCTCATCACCGATGTGCAAATGCCATTGCTGAAAGGCGATGAATTGTTGCGCACCGCCCGCGCCCGGCGCGCCGAAGTTCCCGTCATCGTCATCACCGCGTTCGGTTCGGTGGAGCAGGCCGTCGAATTGGTCAAGGCAGGCGCGTTTCAATACGTCACCAAACCCTTCAAGACCGCTGAACTGCTCTCCACCATCGAACAAGCCCTCGAACGCAGCGCGCCGCAACGCGCTCAAGCACGCCTGCGCCGCGAAATTCCCACCACGCCCACACTCATCATCGGAGCCTCGCGTCCGATGCGCGAACTCTTTGATCTGATTGCGCGTGCCGCGCAAAGCAATAGCACCGTGCTCATCACCGGCGAATCCGGCACTGGCAAAGAGTTGGTGGCGCGCGCCGTGCACGAAGCTTCGGGACGCAAAGGAAATTTTGTCCCGGTCAATTGCGCCGCCATCCCCGCCGACCTGATCGAGTCAGAACTCTTCGGCCACACCGGTCAGGCCTTCACCGGCGCACGCCAAGCGCGCACGGGCCTGTTTGAAGCCGCCGATCACGGTACGCTTTTCCTGGACGAAATCGGCGAACTGCCGTTGTCAGTCCAACCCAAATTGTTGCGCGCCTTGCAAGCCGGAGCAGTGCGGCGTGTGGGTTCCGAGCACGAACGCGCGATTGAGGTGCGCGTCATCGCCGCCACCAACCGCGAGTTGGAAGAGGATGTGCACACCCGGCGTTTCCGCCAGGATTTGTATTGGCGTTTGAATGTCATCCACCTGCGCGTGCCGCCGTTGCGCGAACGCGCCTATGACATTCCGCTGCTGGTTGAACATTTCATCAGCCGCAGCGCCAACGCCTCCGGCCAGCCGCCGCTGGATGTGTCACCCGAAACGCTGGCCTTGCTGACGGCGTATTCATGGCCCGGCAATGTGCGGGAATTGGAAAACGCCATTGAGCGCGCCGCCGCCCTGACGCGCGGCGCGCAACTGACCCCCAATGATTTGCCCGACCGCATCCGGGCGGGCGGCGCGGCGGCCCGGCTCATCGCGCAATCCAGCGCACAGAATCTCACCCTGCGCGAACTGGAACGCGATTACATCCTGGAAGTGCTGCGCAAGACGGGCGGCAATAAATCGCGCGCGGCAGAAATGCTCGGCCTGGATCGCAAAACGCTCTAT